Proteins encoded by one window of Cloeon dipterum chromosome 2, ieCloDipt1.1, whole genome shotgun sequence:
- the LOC135935104 gene encoding uncharacterized protein LOC135935104, with translation MAEMRLLAIVAAFLYLAKGCQGMDCFRSESSNLMCFEENACNSTTLRLVSSGSSELEDRAFLHFYNKLRQMVALGKVPGHPPARNMLQLVWVKEFQRHMLRLAQQCMDPAAVRAAANNIHGFNSVQNDAQVVAGLYAHPLEQDDAMQPLDDLMDGVFRLAVCENRFPLSAIRCFDHDHFANAHDDAWLSHWAMVIYDKADAIGCSKSLFQKIGPDEEYLSYLPCYIAPALDENTRRLYKAGEPDCEHPSKVYPGLCTTPQVNKKSVDPCTQPDFRKQFRKLCKNRFFTDFCSGVPSWLIWVAIAMGGTLSSTLFAALAIVYWDYIVYLFQSAVALLVVA, from the exons ATGGCGGAAATGCGGCTGTTGGCGATCGTGGCGGCGTTTCTGTACCTGGCAAAAGGGTGCCAGGGCATGGACTGCTTCAGGAGCGAGAGCAGCAACCTGATGTGCTTCGAGGAAAACGCGTGCAACTCGACCACGCTGCGGCTCGTCA gcaGCGGCAGCAGTGAACTGGAAGACAGGGCGTTTCTGCACTTTTACAACAAGCTGCGGCAGATGGTGGCCCTGGGGAAGGTGCCAGGTCACCCGCCGGCGAGGAACATGCTCCAGTTG GTGTGGGTGAAGGAGTTTCAGCGCCACATGTTGCGTCTGGCGCAGCAGTGCATGGACCCTGCGGCGGTGCGCGCCGCCGCCAACAACATCCACGGCTTCAACTCAGTGCAAAACGACGCTCAGGTGGTCGCAGGGCTGTACGCGCATCCGCTCGAGCAGGACGACGCCATGCAGCCGCTCGACGACCTCATGGACGGCGTCTTCCGCCTCGCCGTCTGCGAAAATCGCTTCCCCTTGTCCGCCATCAGGTGTTTCGACCACGACCACTTCGCGAACGCCCACGACGACGCCTGGCTCTCCCACTGGGCCATG GTGATTTACGACAAGGCGGACGCCATCGGCTGCTCGAAGAGCCTGTTCCAGAAAATCGGCCCTGACGAGGAGTACCTTTCCTACCTCCCCTGCTACATCGCCCCCGC CCTGGATGAAAACACTCGGCGGCTGTACAAGGCGGGCGAACCCGACTGCGAGCACCCCTCGAAGGTGTACCCTGGACTGTGCACGACTCCTCAGGTCAACAAAAAAAGCGTCGACCCGTGCACGCAGCCCGACTTCAGGAAACAATTCCGCAAACTGTGCAAGAACCGCTTCTTCACCGACTTCTGCTCCG gcgTTCCGTCCTGGCTGATTTGGGTGGCGATCGCGATGGGCGGAACGCTTTCCTCGACGCTGTTCGCCGCGCTGGCCATCGTCTACTGGGACTACATCGTCTACCTCTTCCAATCGGCCGTCGCCCTCCTCGTGGTCGCCtga